In Flavobacterium sp. CBA20B-1, one DNA window encodes the following:
- a CDS encoding DsbA family oxidoreductase, producing the protein MKVQIWSDIMCPFCYIGKKNFEAALEKLPFKDQVEVEWKSYQLDPELNETSGSKTINEYLAERKRMPIAQIEQMQMRIKDMGKQVGIGFNIENAIVANTFPAHKLIHFAAKSNKANEAEELLFHAYFIDGKNVADHEVLVNIAEELGLDTDQAQYVLNSDTLDYEVKQDILEARNIGVSGVPFFVLNDKYALSGAQPIDLFVEALTQTYNETNSNNSAEGNSCTIDGCE; encoded by the coding sequence ATGAAAGTACAAATTTGGTCGGATATTATGTGTCCGTTTTGTTATATAGGAAAGAAAAATTTCGAAGCCGCTTTAGAAAAACTTCCGTTTAAAGATCAAGTGGAAGTAGAATGGAAAAGTTATCAGTTAGACCCTGAATTAAACGAAACATCGGGATCAAAAACAATCAACGAATATCTTGCTGAACGCAAAAGAATGCCAATCGCTCAAATCGAACAAATGCAAATGCGTATAAAAGATATGGGCAAACAGGTGGGCATTGGTTTTAATATAGAAAATGCCATTGTGGCAAACACGTTTCCGGCGCACAAACTGATCCATTTTGCAGCAAAAAGCAATAAAGCGAACGAAGCGGAAGAATTGTTGTTTCATGCGTATTTTATCGATGGAAAAAATGTTGCCGATCACGAAGTATTGGTAAATATTGCCGAAGAATTAGGTTTAGATACCGATCAGGCGCAGTACGTTTTAAATTCTGATACTCTTGATTACGAAGTAAAACAAGATATTTTAGAAGCAAGAAATATCGGAGTTTCCGGAGTTCCGTTTTTTGTGCTAAATGATAAATACGCGCTTTCGGGTGCACAACCTATCGATTTGTTTGTAGAAGCTTTAACACAAACCTACAATGAAACCAACTCTAATAATTCAGCAGAAGGAAATTCGTGTACAATTGATGGGTGTGAATAA
- a CDS encoding helix-turn-helix domain-containing protein produces MKTLRIKNMVCPRCIMAVEKTMEDLGYDVNDVELGLVEFHDPITHDDRNRIEAKLVALGFEILDDKKSQTVERIKNQIIELVSKDMNDLTITLSEYLASKLQTEYTSLSSLFSTQESQTIEQYYILQKIEKVKELLVYDELTLSEIAYKMNYSSVGHLSNQFKKVTGLAPTHFKDVKSAKEEVLQNTETK; encoded by the coding sequence ATGAAAACCCTACGCATTAAAAACATGGTTTGCCCAAGGTGTATTATGGCTGTTGAAAAAACAATGGAAGATTTGGGATATGATGTGAACGATGTGGAGCTTGGATTGGTTGAATTTCACGATCCGATCACTCATGACGACAGAAATAGAATTGAAGCAAAATTAGTAGCACTTGGTTTTGAAATTTTAGACGATAAAAAAAGTCAAACGGTTGAGCGTATTAAAAACCAGATTATTGAGTTGGTTTCTAAAGACATGAACGATTTAACCATTACACTTTCTGAATATTTAGCAAGTAAATTGCAAACAGAATATACATCATTAAGTTCGCTTTTTTCAACTCAGGAATCGCAAACTATTGAACAATACTATATACTTCAAAAAATAGAAAAGGTAAAAGAATTGTTGGTTTACGATGAATTAACCTTGAGCGAAATTGCTTATAAAATGAACTACAGTTCGGTAGGTCATTTAAGCAATCAGTTTAAAAAAGTAACCGGTTTGGCACCAACGCATTTTAAAGATGTAAAAAGTGCCAAGGAAGAAGTCTTACAAAATACCGAAACTAAATAA
- a CDS encoding SDR family oxidoreductase, with amino-acid sequence MDFSQKMLRDNALKDKVIIVTGGGSGLGKAMTTYFLELGAKVAITSRDIEKLKNTATELEQQTSGTCLPIACDVRHYDQVENMLQQVLSAFGKVDVLLNNAAGNFISPTERLSANAFDTIIDIVLKGSKNCTLALGKHWIDKGEKNKTVLNIVTTYAWTGSGYVVPSATAKAGVLAMTRSLAVEWAKYGIRMNAIAPGPFPTKGAWDRLLPGNLKDQFDITKQVPLRRVGNHQELANLAAYLVSDFSQYINGEVVTIDGGEWLQGAGEFNMLENIPKELWDMLEQMIKAKGSK; translated from the coding sequence ATGGATTTTTCACAGAAAATGTTACGCGACAATGCGTTAAAAGATAAAGTAATCATCGTAACAGGCGGTGGCAGTGGTTTGGGTAAAGCAATGACTACCTATTTTTTAGAATTAGGAGCAAAAGTTGCCATCACCTCTCGCGATATTGAGAAGCTAAAAAACACCGCTACCGAATTAGAGCAACAAACCAGTGGAACATGTTTACCGATTGCTTGCGATGTTCGTCATTACGATCAGGTAGAAAATATGTTGCAACAGGTTTTGTCGGCTTTTGGAAAAGTCGATGTGTTGTTAAACAACGCTGCGGGTAACTTCATCTCTCCTACCGAACGTTTATCGGCAAATGCTTTTGATACCATTATAGACATTGTTTTAAAAGGCAGCAAAAACTGTACGCTTGCTTTAGGAAAACATTGGATTGACAAAGGCGAAAAAAACAAAACCGTTTTAAATATTGTTACCACGTATGCTTGGACAGGTTCGGGTTATGTAGTGCCAAGTGCAACTGCAAAAGCAGGAGTTTTAGCAATGACGCGCAGTTTGGCAGTGGAATGGGCTAAATACGGAATTCGCATGAATGCTATTGCTCCAGGACCTTTTCCTACAAAAGGTGCTTGGGACAGATTACTGCCAGGTAATTTAAAAGATCAGTTTGATATTACCAAGCAAGTTCCGTTACGCCGTGTAGGCAATCATCAGGAACTGGCGAATTTAGCTGCTTACTTAGTTTCGGATTTTTCACAATACATCAACGGCGAAGTTGTTACTATTGATGGTGGTGAGTGGTTGCAAGGTGCTGGCGAATTTAATATGCTGGAAAATATTCCAAAAGAACTGTGGGATATGCTGGAGCAAATGATTAAAGCAAAAGGGAGTAAATAA
- a CDS encoding YebC/PmpR family DNA-binding transcriptional regulator, with translation MGRAFEFRKARKMKRWSAMAKTFTRIGKDIVMAVKEGGPNPETNARLRAVIQNAKAANMPKDNVERAIKKASDKDTANYKEVLFEGYAPHGIAVLIETATDNNNRTVANIRSYFNKCNGTLGTQGSVEFMFDHTCNFRIAKVEGLDLEEFELELIDAGVDEIFEDEDGILIYAPFNSFGSIQKELEERNMEILSSGFDRIPQVTKELTEEQIADVEKLLDKIEEDDDVQNVYTTMG, from the coding sequence ATGGGAAGAGCATTTGAATTTAGAAAAGCAAGAAAAATGAAACGTTGGTCGGCAATGGCTAAAACGTTTACTCGCATTGGTAAAGACATTGTTATGGCTGTTAAAGAAGGTGGTCCAAACCCTGAAACCAATGCCCGTTTGCGTGCTGTTATTCAAAATGCTAAGGCGGCTAATATGCCGAAAGACAACGTAGAACGTGCAATTAAAAAGGCATCCGACAAAGATACAGCTAACTATAAAGAAGTTTTGTTTGAAGGTTATGCGCCCCACGGAATTGCCGTATTAATTGAAACAGCCACAGATAATAACAACCGAACAGTCGCAAACATTCGTTCATACTTTAATAAATGTAATGGAACTTTAGGAACACAAGGTTCTGTTGAGTTTATGTTTGATCATACCTGCAATTTCAGAATAGCTAAAGTGGAAGGTTTGGATTTGGAAGAGTTTGAATTAGAGCTAATCGATGCAGGTGTAGATGAGATTTTTGAAGACGAAGACGGTATTTTAATCTATGCACCATTTAATAGCTTTGGTTCGATTCAAAAAGAATTAGAAGAACGCAATATGGAAATTTTATCATCTGGTTTTGATCGAATTCCGCAAGTAACAAAAGAACTCACTGAGGAGCAAATCGCAGATGTTGAAAAACTTTTGGATAAAATCGAGGAAGACGACGATGTGCAGAATGTTTATACCACAATGGGCTAA
- the fumC gene encoding class II fumarate hydratase, whose protein sequence is MEYRIETDTMGPVKVPADKLWGAQTERSRNNFKIGAEASMPIEIIEGFAYLKKAAAYANCDLGVLSVEKRDAIAAVCNEILSGTLNDQFPLVIWQTGSGTQSNMNVNEVIANRAQVLAGLEIGAEKSILKANDDVNKSQSSNDTFPTAMHIAAYKIIQQVTIPGIEQLRNTLQEKAEAFKSVVKIGRTHLMDATPLTLGQEFSGYVSQLNHGLKALRNTLTHLTEIALGGTAVGTGLNTPKGYDVLVAKYIAQFTKFPFITAENKFEALAAHDAIVETHGALKQLAVSLNKIANDIRMLASGPRSSIGELLLPENEPGSSIMPGKVNPTQCEALTMVAAQVIGNDVAITFGGAQGHFELNVFKPLMAANFLQSAQLIGDACASFNEHCAKGIEPNYDRIKELVDNSLMLVTALNPKIGYYKAAEIAQMAHKNNTTLKETAIALGYLTSDEFDEWVKPENMV, encoded by the coding sequence ATGGAATATAGAATTGAAACCGATACAATGGGTCCTGTAAAAGTACCCGCAGATAAACTATGGGGTGCACAAACTGAACGTTCCCGAAACAATTTTAAAATTGGTGCAGAAGCATCTATGCCTATCGAAATTATTGAAGGATTTGCTTATTTAAAAAAAGCCGCTGCTTATGCCAATTGCGATTTAGGGGTACTTTCGGTAGAAAAAAGAGATGCCATTGCTGCCGTTTGTAATGAAATTTTGAGTGGAACATTAAACGATCAGTTTCCTTTGGTGATTTGGCAAACGGGTTCCGGAACGCAATCTAATATGAATGTAAACGAAGTAATTGCCAATCGAGCACAAGTTCTAGCTGGTTTAGAAATTGGTGCCGAAAAAAGCATTTTAAAAGCAAACGATGATGTGAATAAATCACAATCATCAAACGACACATTTCCAACTGCGATGCACATTGCGGCTTATAAAATCATTCAGCAAGTTACCATTCCGGGAATCGAACAATTGCGAAATACCTTACAAGAAAAAGCAGAAGCGTTCAAAAGTGTAGTAAAAATTGGACGAACACATTTAATGGATGCCACTCCGCTTACCTTAGGTCAAGAATTTTCAGGTTATGTATCTCAGCTTAACCACGGATTAAAAGCTTTAAGAAACACATTGACTCATTTAACCGAAATTGCTTTAGGAGGAACAGCTGTTGGCACCGGTTTAAACACTCCAAAAGGTTATGATGTATTGGTAGCAAAATATATTGCACAATTCACAAAATTTCCATTCATAACCGCTGAAAATAAATTTGAGGCTTTGGCTGCACACGATGCCATTGTGGAAACCCATGGTGCGTTAAAACAATTAGCCGTTTCATTAAACAAAATCGCAAACGATATCCGCATGCTTGCATCAGGACCCAGATCGAGCATCGGTGAATTGTTGCTTCCCGAAAACGAACCAGGATCGTCTATTATGCCCGGTAAAGTAAATCCTACACAATGCGAAGCATTAACAATGGTTGCCGCTCAGGTCATTGGTAACGATGTAGCAATTACATTTGGCGGTGCGCAAGGTCATTTCGAACTGAATGTATTTAAACCACTCATGGCAGCAAACTTTCTACAATCCGCACAATTAATTGGCGATGCTTGTGCATCGTTTAATGAGCATTGCGCAAAAGGTATTGAACCAAATTATGATCGAATTAAAGAGTTGGTTGATAACTCGTTAATGCTGGTAACCGCTTTAAACCCTAAAATAGGCTATTACAAAGCCGCCGAGATTGCCCAAATGGCGCATAAAAACAATACCACTTTAAAAGAAACGGCAATTGCTTTGGGATACCTCACCTCTGATGAATTTGATGAATGGGTAAAGCCAGAGAATATGGTATAG
- a CDS encoding UDP-N-acetylmuramoyl-tripeptide--D-alanyl-D-alanine ligase produces the protein MELFELYALFTQCNGVSTDTRNILPNSMFFALKGANFNANEFALQALEKGAAYAVVDDINLKKIENNKLIIVTDVLKTLQDLAGFHRFHIGLPIIALTGSNGKTTSKELLHAVLSKKYNTIATIGNLNNHIGVPLTLLRITEETDLAIIEMGANHQKEIELLCKITQPDFGFITNFGKAHLEGFGGIEGVIKGKSEMYDYLSENKKTAFVNFDDATQVQKTQSINHYGFSTKNNPAANLQINNANAQPMASMQVNNIDIQSNLTGSYNLPNIAFAVCIGNYFNIPFETIKQAIEEYIPQNNRSQWTKINNKNILLDAYNANPSSMQVAIDNFCQLQEPSKTMILGDMFELGTSSNTEHTTIIKQAIETKIPTIFIGQHFYSNQITSDTVKYFINLEDFITHLKKQTINSNLLLIKGSRGMALEKIIDFI, from the coding sequence ATGGAATTATTCGAACTTTACGCATTGTTCACACAATGCAATGGTGTGAGCACCGACACACGAAACATTTTGCCCAACAGTATGTTCTTTGCTTTGAAAGGAGCCAATTTCAACGCCAATGAATTTGCTTTGCAAGCCCTTGAAAAAGGAGCCGCATACGCCGTTGTAGATGATATCAACCTAAAAAAAATAGAAAATAATAAGCTCATTATTGTAACCGACGTACTTAAAACCCTTCAAGATTTAGCCGGTTTTCATAGGTTTCATATTGGATTACCCATAATCGCACTAACTGGAAGCAATGGAAAAACCACAAGCAAAGAGCTCCTTCACGCGGTTCTAAGCAAAAAATACAACACCATTGCCACCATTGGAAATTTAAACAATCATATAGGTGTACCACTCACCCTTTTGCGAATTACCGAAGAAACAGACCTTGCCATCATTGAAATGGGAGCAAACCATCAAAAAGAAATCGAATTATTGTGCAAAATCACCCAACCCGATTTTGGTTTCATCACCAATTTTGGCAAAGCACATCTAGAAGGTTTTGGCGGTATAGAAGGAGTCATTAAAGGCAAAAGCGAAATGTATGACTACCTCAGTGAAAACAAAAAAACGGCTTTTGTAAACTTTGACGATGCCACACAAGTTCAAAAAACACAATCTATCAATCATTACGGATTTTCCACCAAAAATAATCCAGCTGCAAACCTGCAAATCAACAATGCAAATGCCCAACCCATGGCATCTATGCAAGTAAACAATATCGATATACAATCCAATCTAACCGGATCATACAACCTGCCCAACATCGCTTTTGCAGTCTGCATAGGTAATTATTTCAACATTCCATTCGAAACAATTAAGCAAGCCATCGAGGAATACATCCCGCAAAACAACCGCTCACAGTGGACAAAAATAAACAATAAAAACATTCTATTAGATGCCTACAATGCCAATCCAAGCAGCATGCAAGTAGCCATTGATAATTTTTGCCAACTACAAGAGCCTTCAAAAACCATGATTTTAGGCGATATGTTCGAATTGGGCACCTCATCCAATACAGAGCATACAACCATTATCAAACAAGCTATCGAAACCAAAATACCAACCATTTTTATAGGGCAACATTTTTACAGCAATCAAATAACATCAGATACCGTAAAATATTTCATCAATTTAGAAGATTTCATTACACATCTTAAAAAACAAACCATCAACAGCAATTTGCTACTCATCAAAGGCTCGCGTGGGATGGCATTAGAAAAAATTATTGATTTCATTTAA
- a CDS encoding fasciclin domain-containing protein — MKIRTSLKKFASATFAFAFLALTTSCNDDESTPIMPQQKTIATIVSENADYSLLKAAVTKANLGETLNGTGPFTVFAPNNQAFAASGISQQTINSLSETALSDILLYHTLAAKVMAADVPAGPNAEVTTVGGDKIYVTKDSRGVFVNGWKVTTADIAASNGVIHSIERVLMPPTQDIVEMAQANSNLSYLVAAVLRASEGSTNVANILATTNNLTVFAPTNQAFIDAGFPTIASIQNADPAALTSILTYHVIAARAFSSDLSNGQSLNTVNGGTLMVALGNQATVKGNGNSTPSVITSVNMLATNGVVHLIDRVLLP, encoded by the coding sequence ATGAAAATTAGAACATCCTTAAAAAAGTTTGCAAGTGCAACATTTGCATTCGCATTCCTTGCATTAACCACTTCGTGTAACGACGATGAGTCAACACCAATAATGCCTCAGCAAAAAACAATCGCAACCATTGTAAGCGAAAATGCAGATTACAGCCTTTTAAAAGCTGCTGTAACAAAAGCAAATTTAGGAGAAACACTAAACGGCACCGGCCCTTTTACAGTGTTTGCACCCAACAATCAAGCATTTGCAGCTTCGGGTATTTCCCAACAAACCATTAACAGCCTTTCAGAAACCGCTTTAAGCGATATTTTATTATATCATACATTGGCTGCAAAAGTAATGGCTGCAGATGTACCCGCAGGACCGAACGCTGAAGTTACAACTGTTGGTGGTGACAAAATATACGTTACCAAAGACAGCAGAGGGGTATTTGTAAACGGTTGGAAAGTAACCACTGCCGATATCGCCGCATCAAACGGAGTTATTCATTCAATTGAGCGTGTATTAATGCCGCCAACACAAGATATCGTAGAAATGGCACAAGCAAACTCAAACCTCTCTTACTTAGTAGCAGCTGTATTACGTGCTAGCGAAGGTTCAACAAACGTTGCTAATATACTTGCAACTACAAATAATCTAACTGTATTTGCACCAACCAATCAAGCATTTATAGACGCTGGTTTTCCTACCATAGCATCAATACAAAATGCAGATCCAGCTGCTTTAACATCAATACTAACTTATCACGTGATTGCTGCTCGTGCATTCTCATCTGACCTATCAAATGGTCAATCACTAAATACTGTAAATGGTGGAACATTAATGGTAGCTTTAGGAAATCAAGCAACCGTAAAAGGCAATGGAAACAGCACACCTTCTGTAATTACATCAGTAAATATGTTGGCAACAAATGGCGTAGTTCATTTAATTGACCGAGTTTTACTTCCATAA
- a CDS encoding tryptophan-rich sensory protein, translating into MSKKVIIYLNFISLLATILVNYLLNTGTMNSNTMKSISDSYFNMFTPAGYAFSIWGIIYLLLIAHTIYSFYQLTKKNNSSIIDSIGLTFIATNVVNCLWVYFWLNDAILMCLILMIVLLILLLRILLNSQQLQPKIAVRNLFITCPFAIYVGWVSVALIANTAVWLTKIEWKPIFFTEVGWTILMLIIAGIIGVYISWKYNAIAFGVAVAWGVAAVAVSNFNENFNIVITAVIVCIAILSVCLYRLMHKIIPAD; encoded by the coding sequence ATGAGTAAAAAAGTAATAATATATCTAAATTTTATTAGCCTTTTGGCAACCATATTGGTGAATTATTTGCTGAATACAGGAACAATGAATAGCAATACAATGAAAAGTATATCAGACAGCTATTTCAATATGTTTACACCCGCAGGGTACGCATTCAGCATTTGGGGCATTATTTATTTGTTGTTGATAGCACATACCATATATAGTTTTTATCAGTTAACAAAAAAAAATAATAGCTCCATCATAGATTCCATAGGGCTCACGTTTATAGCCACCAACGTTGTTAATTGTTTATGGGTTTATTTTTGGTTGAACGATGCAATTCTTATGTGCCTGATTTTGATGATTGTGTTATTGATTTTATTGCTACGCATTCTACTCAACAGTCAGCAATTGCAACCTAAAATTGCAGTGAGAAACCTATTCATTACATGCCCATTTGCTATATATGTCGGTTGGGTTTCAGTAGCGCTCATTGCAAATACAGCCGTTTGGCTTACAAAAATAGAATGGAAACCAATTTTTTTTACAGAAGTAGGCTGGACAATTTTAATGCTAATTATCGCCGGAATCATTGGCGTATATATCAGTTGGAAATACAATGCGATTGCGTTTGGTGTGGCTGTTGCTTGGGGAGTTGCAGCAGTAGCGGTAAGTAATTTTAATGAAAATTTTAATATTGTAATCACAGCCGTTATTGTATGCATCGCCATATTATCAGTTTGTTTATACCGTTTAATGCACAAAATAATACCCGCAGATTAA
- the egtD gene encoding L-histidine N(alpha)-methyltransferase codes for MKTEHAVNPPDQINQNSDIFRADILRGLNQENKKLPSKYFYDKIGDRLFQAIMKMPEYYLTNCELDIFKNKTSEIVEVIMHNHTPFDLIELGAGDATKSVYLLQHLLEKKAAFSYLPIDISENILSELVQQMETKLPQLSVVPMQGDYFEMLEQATKQSENRKVVLFLGGNIGNMEADEALFFCKKLHSKLHPGDMVLMGFDLKKNPHTILAAYNDSEGITAAFNVNLLNRINRELHADFKIENFQHYPIYDPVSGACRSYLVSICKQKVTIDDEVIDFEANELIDMEISQKFTTEQIHHLMHHSGFQSLKNISDSKKWFIDAIWMA; via the coding sequence ATGAAAACTGAACACGCTGTTAATCCTCCAGATCAAATCAATCAAAATTCTGATATTTTTCGAGCTGATATTTTGAGGGGATTAAACCAAGAAAATAAAAAACTTCCGTCTAAATATTTTTATGATAAAATTGGCGACCGACTTTTTCAAGCCATCATGAAAATGCCTGAATACTATCTCACAAATTGTGAACTAGACATTTTTAAAAACAAAACCAGTGAAATTGTCGAAGTGATAATGCACAATCACACACCGTTCGATTTAATTGAATTAGGAGCTGGAGATGCCACAAAATCGGTTTATTTATTGCAACATTTACTAGAAAAAAAAGCAGCGTTTAGTTATCTTCCTATTGATATTTCCGAAAATATTTTGTCGGAATTGGTGCAGCAAATGGAAACGAAATTGCCCCAGCTATCCGTCGTTCCAATGCAAGGTGATTATTTTGAAATGCTAGAACAAGCCACCAAGCAATCCGAAAACCGTAAAGTGGTTCTTTTTTTAGGAGGAAATATCGGCAATATGGAAGCAGACGAAGCATTGTTTTTTTGTAAAAAACTGCACAGCAAGTTGCATCCGGGCGATATGGTACTTATGGGGTTCGATTTAAAGAAAAATCCGCATACCATTCTTGCTGCATACAATGATTCTGAAGGAATTACGGCAGCATTTAACGTGAATCTTTTAAACCGTATCAATCGTGAATTGCATGCTGATTTCAAAATAGAAAATTTTCAACATTATCCGATTTATGATCCTGTTTCAGGTGCATGCCGCAGTTATTTGGTTAGTATTTGTAAACAAAAGGTGACAATTGATGATGAAGTGATTGATTTTGAAGCAAATGAGTTGATAGACATGGAAATTTCACAGAAATTCACCACCGAACAAATCCATCATTTAATGCATCACTCGGGCTTTCAGTCGCTAAAAAATATTAGTGACTCTAAAAAATGGTTTATTGATGCTATTTGGATGGCTTAA